A genomic window from Planococcus rifietoensis includes:
- a CDS encoding tRNA threonylcarbamoyladenosine dehydratase: MLHQFSRNELAIGKEGMDLVKGSTVAILGVGGVGSFAAEACARSGVGKIILVDKDDVDITNINRQLVANLSTVGQSKVEVMKKRILDVNADCEVVTLHMFYTEETYEEFFSHKPDYVIDASDTLIYKVHLIKECYSRRIPIISSMGAANKTDPTRFKIADISKTHTDPLAKMIRKKLKQAGIRKGVPVIFSDESPIVVREDVVETVGKKDAAIRKAQMPPSSNAFTPSTVGLIAASWVVNQITKSIHIQRVNQ, translated from the coding sequence ATGTTACATCAATTCTCAAGAAATGAACTCGCCATCGGCAAAGAAGGGATGGACCTGGTCAAAGGCTCGACGGTCGCCATTCTCGGAGTCGGCGGAGTCGGTTCATTTGCAGCCGAAGCTTGCGCAAGAAGCGGAGTCGGAAAAATCATCCTCGTCGATAAAGACGATGTCGACATCACCAACATCAACCGCCAATTGGTGGCGAATCTTTCCACGGTTGGCCAGTCCAAAGTTGAGGTCATGAAAAAGCGCATTCTGGATGTCAACGCGGACTGTGAAGTGGTAACGCTTCATATGTTCTATACAGAAGAGACCTATGAAGAATTTTTCAGCCACAAACCCGACTATGTTATCGATGCTTCGGATACGCTGATCTATAAAGTGCACCTGATCAAAGAATGCTACAGCCGCCGCATTCCGATCATCTCGAGCATGGGCGCCGCCAACAAGACGGACCCGACGCGCTTTAAAATTGCGGACATCTCGAAGACCCATACCGATCCGTTGGCCAAAATGATCCGCAAGAAACTCAAGCAAGCGGGCATCCGCAAAGGCGTACCGGTCATCTTCTCTGACGAAAGCCCGATTGTGGTGCGTGAAGATGTCGTCGAAACCGTTGGCAAAAAAGACGCAGCGATCCGCAAAGCGCAGATGCCGCCATCTTCCAACGCGTTCACCCCATCGACTGTCGGCTTGATCGCCGCGAGCTGGGTTGTCAACCAGATCACCAAATCAATCCATATCCAGCGCGTCAATCAATAG
- a CDS encoding replication-associated recombination protein A yields MQNEPLAFRMRPRTIDEVVGQKDVIGPSTALYKMIKSGHVPSMLLYGDPGIGKTSIAHAIAGTSDLPFIALNATTSGKKDVESVVQEARMTGKVLLFLDEIHRFNKLQQDALLPHVESGSIVLIGATTENPFHDVNPAIRSRCGEIKQLKRLTQDDIVELLNSALADEKRGLGREKIRISKEQVTRIAEGTNGDARKALTMLESIVIASDEEDGEYLVDDGIIEQMIKRVGVFGDKKGSHFFNLLSALQKSVRGSDVNAAMYYLAHLLENGDLTAVTRRLLVMAYEDIGLANPAVGGHVLAACQAADRLGLPEARIPLAQAVAEMCLSEKSNSAYRAIDAATAAINKGQVGDIPPHLRDTHYAGSAELGHGGYKYPHDTPIGSFGGWADQDYLPKELKKAEFYKPVVAGEEKKFAGIYEKLKGFRKK; encoded by the coding sequence GTGCAAAATGAACCACTCGCGTTCCGTATGCGTCCGCGGACGATTGACGAAGTCGTCGGCCAAAAAGACGTCATCGGCCCCTCCACTGCATTGTATAAAATGATCAAAAGCGGCCACGTGCCGTCCATGCTCTTATATGGAGACCCCGGCATCGGCAAGACTTCTATCGCCCACGCCATCGCCGGCACGTCCGATTTGCCGTTCATCGCGCTCAATGCGACGACTTCCGGCAAAAAAGATGTCGAATCGGTCGTTCAAGAGGCGCGCATGACCGGAAAAGTATTGCTATTTTTGGATGAAATCCACCGCTTTAATAAATTACAACAAGATGCGCTATTGCCGCACGTCGAATCCGGCTCGATCGTGCTGATCGGCGCGACGACCGAAAATCCGTTCCACGACGTCAATCCAGCAATCCGCTCACGCTGCGGCGAAATCAAGCAGCTCAAGCGGCTGACACAAGACGATATTGTCGAGCTATTGAACAGCGCATTGGCGGATGAAAAGCGCGGGCTCGGCCGCGAAAAAATCCGGATTTCCAAAGAACAAGTCACCCGCATCGCCGAAGGGACGAACGGTGACGCGAGAAAAGCTTTGACGATGCTCGAATCGATCGTCATCGCGTCAGATGAAGAAGACGGCGAATACCTCGTCGATGACGGAATCATCGAGCAGATGATCAAACGCGTCGGCGTATTCGGTGACAAAAAAGGTTCCCACTTCTTCAACCTGTTATCAGCTTTGCAGAAATCCGTACGCGGAAGCGACGTCAATGCGGCGATGTATTACCTCGCCCATTTGCTTGAAAATGGCGACTTGACCGCTGTGACGAGACGCCTGCTCGTCATGGCTTACGAAGACATCGGACTTGCCAATCCGGCGGTCGGCGGCCATGTGCTCGCGGCTTGCCAGGCAGCGGACCGGCTCGGGTTACCGGAAGCGCGCATCCCGCTCGCCCAAGCGGTCGCGGAGATGTGCCTATCGGAAAAATCCAACTCTGCTTACCGCGCCATCGATGCAGCCACCGCCGCCATCAATAAAGGCCAGGTTGGGGACATCCCGCCGCACCTGCGCGATACCCATTATGCAGGCAGCGCCGAACTCGGTCATGGCGGCTATAAATATCCCCATGATACACCGATCGGCTCGTTCGGCGGCTGGGCCGACCAGGACTACTTGCCGAAAGAATTGAAAAAAGCGGAATTCTACAAGCCCGTCGTCGCCGGAGAAGAAAAGAAATTCGCCGGCATCTACGAAAAGCTGAAAGGCTTCCGCAAAAAATAA
- the cymR gene encoding cysteine metabolism transcriptional regulator CymR → MKISTKGRYGLTIMIALGKQYGAGPVPLRKIAADNELSEAYLEQLVAPLRNSGLVKSVRGAYGGYMLTRHPKEISAGDVIRVLEGPIQPVEGIEDEKQPQRELWGRIRDAVKNVLDTTTIEDLAQTEEGDTEHYMFYI, encoded by the coding sequence ATGAAAATATCAACGAAAGGCCGTTACGGCTTAACAATTATGATTGCATTAGGAAAACAATATGGGGCAGGCCCAGTTCCACTGCGCAAGATTGCCGCGGACAATGAATTGTCGGAAGCTTACCTTGAACAGCTCGTGGCACCGCTGCGCAATTCGGGGCTCGTGAAAAGTGTACGCGGCGCATACGGCGGCTATATGCTGACACGCCATCCGAAAGAGATTTCAGCAGGAGACGTCATCCGTGTGCTCGAGGGGCCGATCCAGCCGGTCGAAGGCATCGAAGACGAAAAGCAGCCACAGCGTGAATTATGGGGACGCATACGCGATGCCGTGAAGAACGTCTTGGACACAACGACAATCGAGGATTTGGCACAGACAGAAGAAGGCGACACCGAACATTATATGTTCTATATATAA
- a CDS encoding cysteine desulfurase family protein has protein sequence MKQIYLDHAATSPMHPQAAEVFAKALSEHYGNPSSIHQTGRDARRVLDEARHTLAVSIHADDNEIIFTSGGTEADNLAIFGTASAKEGRHIITTQAEHHAVLHACEELAKQGYDVTYLPVDETGRVKPEDVKQALRDDTILVTVMLANNEIGTIQPIAEIGELLKGTNVTFHTDAVQAYGLLPIDVDELNVDLLSVSAHKVNGPKGIGFLYQRKNTALKPLMYGGEQERKRRAGTENVPAIQAFASAVKIAQETMEDKRQAFTEFKEIFRAEFKENGIDFKENGTDQLPHIFNVSLDGIDIESFLVNLDLSGISASSGSACTAGSIDPSHVLVAMYGQNAAELRNSIRFSFGIGLTATDITQAAGKTAQITKRLAQK, from the coding sequence ATGAAACAAATCTATTTGGACCATGCGGCGACTTCGCCGATGCATCCGCAAGCAGCTGAAGTGTTTGCCAAAGCCTTAAGTGAGCATTACGGCAACCCATCAAGCATCCACCAGACCGGCCGCGATGCGCGGCGCGTTTTAGACGAAGCGCGGCACACGCTCGCTGTGAGCATCCACGCAGACGATAACGAAATCATCTTCACATCCGGCGGCACGGAGGCGGATAATTTGGCGATCTTCGGAACAGCCAGCGCTAAGGAAGGCCGCCATATCATCACCACTCAAGCTGAGCATCACGCCGTTCTTCACGCTTGTGAAGAATTGGCCAAACAGGGCTATGACGTGACGTATTTGCCGGTGGACGAAACTGGCCGCGTCAAGCCAGAAGACGTGAAACAAGCGCTGCGGGATGATACGATTCTCGTGACGGTCATGCTCGCCAATAATGAAATTGGCACGATTCAGCCCATTGCTGAAATCGGAGAGCTGTTGAAAGGGACGAATGTCACTTTCCATACCGATGCGGTACAGGCGTATGGCTTATTGCCAATCGATGTGGATGAGTTGAACGTCGACTTGCTTTCGGTCTCTGCCCATAAAGTGAATGGCCCGAAAGGCATCGGATTTTTATACCAGCGCAAAAACACGGCGCTCAAGCCCTTGATGTATGGCGGCGAGCAGGAGCGCAAACGCCGTGCCGGAACGGAAAACGTGCCGGCCATCCAGGCGTTTGCCAGCGCAGTGAAAATCGCGCAGGAAACAATGGAAGATAAACGCCAAGCGTTCACGGAATTCAAAGAGATTTTCCGTGCCGAATTCAAGGAAAATGGCATCGACTTTAAAGAAAACGGCACCGATCAATTGCCGCATATTTTCAATGTCTCCTTGGACGGCATCGACATTGAATCGTTCTTGGTCAATTTGGACCTGTCCGGCATCTCCGCATCAAGCGGGTCGGCGTGCACGGCCGGTTCGATCGACCCATCGCACGTCCTTGTTGCGATGTACGGGCAAAATGCCGCAGAACTGCGCAATTCGATCCGTTTCAGTTTTGGCATCGGCTTGACCGCCACGGATATTACACAAGCAGCCGGAAAAACGGCTCAAATCACGAAGCGCCTGGCGCAAAAATAG
- the mnmA gene encoding tRNA 2-thiouridine(34) synthase MnmA, producing METKAPQDTRVVVGMSGGVDSSVAAYLLKQQGYDVIGIFMKNWDDTDENGVCTATEDYEDVIRVCNQIGIPYYAVNFEKQYWDKVFTYFLEEYKAGRTPNPDVMCNKEIKFKAFLEHALSLGADYLATGHYARVETDESGITHMLRGIDNNKDQTYFLNQLNQEQLSKVMFPLGAIEKKEVREIALEAGLATATKKDSTGICFIGERNFKEFLSQYLPAQPGSMETLEGIKKGSHDGLMYYTIGQRQGLGIGGAGDPWFVIGKDLEKNVLYVGQNIHHDALFSDSLTAVNLSFTTGDAPSASFQCTAKFRYRQQDVGVTVDMKDGEAVVTFDEPVRAITPGQAVVFYNGDECLGGGTIDRVFKNGSQLDYVG from the coding sequence ATGGAAACAAAAGCTCCACAAGATACACGCGTAGTCGTCGGCATGTCCGGAGGGGTCGACTCTTCGGTTGCCGCTTATTTATTGAAGCAGCAAGGTTATGATGTCATTGGCATCTTCATGAAAAACTGGGACGATACCGACGAAAACGGCGTCTGCACCGCGACGGAAGATTACGAAGACGTCATCCGCGTCTGCAACCAGATCGGCATCCCGTATTATGCGGTCAATTTTGAAAAACAGTATTGGGATAAAGTGTTCACGTATTTCCTCGAGGAATACAAAGCAGGACGCACGCCGAATCCAGACGTTATGTGCAATAAGGAAATCAAGTTCAAGGCATTTCTTGAACATGCCTTGAGCCTCGGTGCGGATTATCTCGCAACCGGCCATTACGCACGCGTCGAAACGGACGAAAGCGGCATCACACACATGCTCCGCGGCATCGACAACAATAAAGACCAAACGTATTTCTTGAACCAGCTGAACCAGGAACAATTGTCGAAAGTCATGTTCCCACTTGGTGCGATCGAGAAGAAGGAAGTTCGTGAAATTGCCCTTGAAGCAGGACTTGCGACAGCGACGAAAAAAGATTCGACGGGCATTTGCTTTATCGGCGAACGCAACTTTAAGGAATTCCTCAGCCAATATCTTCCAGCTCAACCGGGTTCTATGGAAACCTTGGAAGGCATCAAAAAAGGATCGCATGATGGATTGATGTATTACACGATCGGGCAACGCCAAGGCCTCGGCATCGGCGGAGCAGGCGACCCTTGGTTCGTTATCGGAAAAGACTTGGAGAAAAACGTCTTGTATGTCGGGCAGAACATTCACCACGACGCACTGTTTTCCGATAGCTTGACAGCGGTCAATTTAAGCTTCACGACAGGCGATGCGCCGTCCGCGAGTTTCCAGTGTACAGCGAAATTCCGCTACCGCCAGCAGGATGTCGGCGTCACAGTCGACATGAAAGACGGCGAAGCGGTCGTTACATTCGACGAGCCGGTCCGTGCGATTACACCGGGCCAAGCAGTCGTTTTTTACAACGGTGACGAATGCCTCGGCGGCGGCACAATCGACCGTGTCTTCAAAAACGGTTCACAGCTTGACTATGTAGGATAA
- a CDS encoding tetratricopeptide repeat protein, with translation MNYNEIGIKALQEGRAEEAIQAFTNAIEQQPEDALGYINFGHVLASMNEMERAERFFQKALTLDETSATAYYGLANLYFNAERYEEALKLYEKAVQNGIEGSDAHYMIGKCFERIDQPKLALPYLQRAVELDPNDLQSRLSYGIALASMELFDLAEEQFVYALEIDVDNSDVHYNLGVLYAVSSDRTEDAMYHLQRAYTLDDKNEMARYAYDMINERLN, from the coding sequence ATGAATTATAACGAAATTGGCATCAAAGCCTTGCAAGAAGGGCGTGCGGAAGAAGCTATCCAGGCGTTCACGAACGCCATTGAACAACAGCCGGAAGACGCACTGGGCTATATCAACTTCGGGCATGTATTGGCGTCGATGAACGAAATGGAGCGCGCTGAGCGGTTTTTTCAGAAAGCATTGACGCTCGATGAAACGTCCGCGACCGCTTATTATGGATTGGCGAATTTGTATTTCAACGCAGAACGTTACGAAGAAGCGCTGAAACTATACGAAAAAGCGGTTCAAAACGGCATTGAAGGATCCGATGCCCATTACATGATCGGCAAATGTTTCGAACGCATCGACCAGCCGAAGCTCGCCTTGCCTTATTTGCAGCGCGCTGTTGAACTGGACCCGAACGATTTGCAATCGCGGCTCAGCTATGGCATTGCCTTGGCTTCGATGGAATTATTCGACCTCGCGGAAGAGCAATTTGTTTATGCGCTTGAAATCGATGTGGACAATTCAGATGTCCATTACAACCTGGGCGTTTTGTATGCCGTATCGAGTGACCGTACGGAAGATGCCATGTACCATTTACAGCGTGCGTACACATTGGATGATAAAAACGAAATGGCGCGCTACGCCTACGATATGATCAACGAACGATTGAATTAA